The Methanobacterium sp. BAmetb5 genome includes a region encoding these proteins:
- a CDS encoding glycosyltransferase family 39 protein yields the protein MENKAGLVENIRKMLKNPLIILTIVTVTIAIYISAVQISIGVNYFDVFSYLNVALFYAGMGPVNPDLLHGPFLIPFLTSLVFRAGFVSSNVIIIIDAVLFIFGVIGFYLLLKQRFNEIQSLCGCLIYISFPLIISWAASGSIDVPAISFSIWAIYLMVRGVEEHSKYLYLALPLFVLAVLTRYTAALLIFPMILYLTMGGAVEKGLKTHLTHLLVIGALITPLVIYLYQKSKYISYLLLLMNASISDWRSIGRGDVAYNPDNLYYLHNLLNYMGVGPVKGSYYQLFSPSQAVPSILSYLTGVLVLCGLGIYIYSILKNKIEKVNQRDKKSMVQIVALVFLIILSLVSFFYLSYIITDILLFLSCVLTYKIFHDGKNSHLKIDLLFLCWFLTFFIMHSSIPMKVDRYFITVLPALAYFIILGLSVLIERYKLKINSKTWKTWGLYAMVGLIFLTSSTVTFMGHTPNTCLIKYIDPCTQWLEDYDPHYQEKVIFSDYSPAVSWSMKKMVIGGVLKDFKNTNEFSSMLTASGAEYYIDALSEKKPALKDYHVIKENGDITIYQKNEDFER from the coding sequence TTGGAGAATAAAGCTGGTCTAGTTGAAAATATCAGGAAAATGCTTAAAAATCCTCTGATAATTTTAACCATTGTAACCGTGACCATTGCCATCTATATTTCTGCGGTTCAAATATCAATTGGGGTCAATTACTTCGATGTATTTAGTTACCTTAATGTTGCCCTATTTTACGCTGGAATGGGACCGGTGAATCCTGATTTATTACACGGGCCTTTCTTAATTCCCTTCTTAACTTCCCTGGTATTTCGGGCAGGTTTTGTGTCCAGTAACGTTATCATAATTATAGACGCTGTCCTCTTTATATTTGGGGTCATCGGTTTCTATCTCCTTCTGAAACAAAGATTTAATGAAATTCAAAGTTTATGTGGTTGTTTAATTTATATTTCATTCCCCTTGATAATTTCCTGGGCCGCCAGTGGTTCTATTGATGTTCCGGCCATCTCATTTTCAATTTGGGCTATTTATTTAATGGTCAGAGGTGTAGAGGAACATTCAAAATATTTATATCTGGCCCTGCCCCTGTTTGTCCTGGCAGTTCTAACCAGGTACACTGCTGCCCTTTTAATATTTCCCATGATATTATACTTGACCATGGGTGGTGCTGTGGAAAAAGGCTTAAAGACACATTTAACCCATTTATTGGTGATAGGGGCCTTAATAACCCCATTGGTGATTTACCTTTACCAGAAATCCAAATACATATCCTATCTCCTATTACTGATGAACGCTTCTATCTCTGACTGGAGGTCCATTGGTAGGGGAGATGTGGCCTACAACCCGGATAATCTGTACTATCTGCATAATCTGTTAAATTACATGGGAGTAGGTCCGGTTAAAGGCAGTTATTATCAATTATTCAGCCCCAGCCAGGCAGTTCCCTCAATCTTATCCTACCTAACAGGAGTTCTGGTCCTCTGTGGCCTGGGCATATACATCTACAGCATTTTAAAAAATAAAATAGAAAAGGTCAACCAAAGGGATAAAAAAAGCATGGTGCAAATAGTTGCCTTGGTTTTTTTAATAATTTTAAGCCTGGTGAGCTTTTTTTATTTATCTTACATAATCACGGATATTCTGCTGTTTTTAAGCTGCGTCTTAACCTACAAGATATTCCACGATGGCAAAAATAGTCATTTAAAAATTGATTTACTATTCCTATGCTGGTTTTTAACCTTTTTCATCATGCATAGTTCCATTCCCATGAAAGTTGACCGCTATTTCATTACCGTGCTTCCGGCACTGGCCTACTTCATAATTCTGGGTTTAAGTGTTTTAATTGAAAGATATAAGCTAAAAATTAACAGTAAGACCTGGAAGACATGGGGGTTATACGCAATGGTGGGTTTGATATTTTTGACATCATCGACCGTGACTTTCATGGGGCATACTCCCAATACCTGCTTGATTAAGTACATTGACCCCTGCACCCAGTGGCTGGAGGATTACGATCCACACTACCAGGAAAAAGTAATTTTCTCTGATTACAGCCCGGCAGTGTCCTGGAGTATGAAAAAAATGGTGATTGGGGGTGTGTTAAAAGATTTTAAAAATACCAATGAATTCTCCTCCATGTTAACTGCTTCCGGTGCCGAATACTATATCGACGCCCTGAGTGAAAAAAAACCTGCACTGAAGGATTACCATGTAATTAAAGAAAATGGAGACATTACCATTTACCAGAAAAATGAGGATTTTGAGAGATAA
- a CDS encoding DEAD/DEAH box helicase: MKRQKETQNSRKPVRWIQHPLIEQGKIEARLYQQLLAADVIKKGNTMIVAPTALGKTVVAALVAADRLEKYPDSKILLLAPTKPLVIQHEESFREFLKSTVSSLTGAVKVEEREKRWYDSQIIVATPQTIESDIIAGRYSLENVSLLIFDECHRGTGSYSYVFLAQRYNKQAKNQLILGLTASPGGEEEKINQVCHNLFINEVVVKSEDDSDVKPYFNPIDVEWVRVDLKKEQLDIKKHLDVALKNRLKGLKKMGVLSSIQQVTKKDVLRARGKVQNRLSQSNSPPRDCLLAISMLSAVLSVLHSLELLETQGIGNLYAYFQRMTKKKTKAAQGLFKDENFKAAVNLTRQAQKKGIEHPKLGKLLEILKDASEDQEQVIVFSQYRDTVNQIYDKCKEEGVNAVKFFGQASREKEKGLSQKEQKEIIKAFRMRTYQVLISTSVAEEGIDIPSVDLVVLYEPVPSEIRMIQRRGRTGRTTKGRMIVLITKNTRDESFYYSSMHRERRMKKQLANGYKQPEKPLIADDADVRMLDRKGEDLKPGTSGGEDEKNLVVYVDHREAKSGVTRALSNMEATVKTVSLPVGDYQVSPHVAVERKSSKDFVSSLIDKRIYKQAQELVENFPKPLIILEGGDLYSSGLHPNAIRGALASLTVDFNIPIIPTRDPEDTAAMILRIASREVYKGSKGIQVRTEKKPLTLQEQQLFIVESLPNVGPVTARKLLEAFDSVKGVFNASIDDLKKVSGVGDKTARNIRKIIESKYSDTFRFPSDSENATETSIITGKNKPKMEYKLEKND, translated from the coding sequence ATGAAACGTCAAAAAGAGACCCAAAATTCAAGAAAACCGGTCCGGTGGATACAACACCCTTTAATTGAACAGGGAAAAATCGAAGCACGCCTTTACCAGCAATTACTGGCTGCTGATGTTATTAAAAAGGGAAACACCATGATAGTGGCCCCCACTGCCCTGGGAAAAACTGTGGTTGCGGCCCTTGTTGCAGCAGATAGGCTGGAAAAATATCCAGACAGTAAAATCTTACTTTTAGCACCCACCAAACCCCTGGTAATACAGCACGAAGAAAGCTTTCGGGAGTTTTTAAAATCCACCGTCAGTAGTTTAACCGGGGCCGTGAAGGTGGAAGAACGGGAAAAAAGATGGTATGACTCCCAAATAATTGTGGCCACCCCCCAAACTATCGAGTCAGATATAATTGCCGGGAGATACTCTTTAGAGAATGTTTCACTCCTTATTTTTGATGAATGTCACCGTGGAACCGGATCCTATTCTTACGTGTTCCTGGCCCAGCGCTACAACAAACAGGCTAAAAATCAGTTAATACTGGGTTTAACTGCCTCCCCCGGTGGTGAAGAAGAAAAAATAAATCAAGTATGCCACAACCTGTTCATCAACGAAGTGGTGGTGAAAAGTGAGGATGACTCCGATGTGAAACCCTATTTCAACCCCATTGATGTGGAATGGGTAAGAGTAGACCTGAAGAAGGAACAGTTGGACATTAAAAAACATCTGGATGTGGCTCTAAAGAACCGTCTTAAGGGCTTAAAGAAAATGGGAGTACTGAGCTCCATCCAACAGGTCACCAAGAAAGATGTTTTGAGGGCTAGAGGAAAGGTACAGAACAGGTTGTCTCAGAGTAACAGCCCACCTCGAGATTGTTTGCTAGCAATATCTATGCTTAGTGCCGTTTTAAGTGTTCTTCACTCGCTGGAACTTTTAGAAACACAGGGCATAGGTAATTTGTATGCATACTTCCAGAGAATGACCAAGAAAAAAACCAAAGCGGCACAGGGATTATTCAAGGATGAAAATTTCAAAGCAGCCGTGAATTTAACCAGACAGGCCCAGAAGAAAGGTATTGAACATCCTAAACTGGGAAAACTGCTGGAAATCCTTAAGGATGCTTCTGAAGACCAGGAGCAGGTTATTGTTTTCAGCCAGTACCGGGACACCGTGAATCAGATCTACGATAAATGTAAGGAAGAAGGTGTTAATGCCGTTAAATTCTTTGGACAGGCCAGTCGGGAGAAAGAAAAGGGTCTCAGTCAGAAGGAACAGAAGGAGATCATTAAAGCTTTCCGGATGAGAACCTATCAGGTTCTGATTTCCACCAGTGTGGCTGAAGAGGGAATTGACATCCCCAGCGTGGACCTAGTGGTGCTCTACGAACCAGTTCCTTCGGAGATAAGAATGATCCAGAGGCGTGGTAGAACCGGTAGGACCACTAAAGGACGCATGATCGTGTTAATAACCAAAAACACCCGGGATGAATCTTTCTATTATTCCAGTATGCACCGTGAAAGGAGAATGAAAAAACAGTTGGCCAATGGATACAAACAACCAGAAAAACCATTAATCGCCGATGATGCAGACGTTAGGATGTTAGATCGGAAGGGTGAGGATTTAAAACCCGGGACATCAGGGGGAGAAGATGAAAAAAATCTGGTAGTTTACGTGGATCATAGGGAAGCCAAGTCAGGGGTTACTCGAGCATTGAGTAATATGGAAGCAACAGTAAAAACTGTAAGTTTACCCGTAGGAGATTATCAGGTGAGTCCCCACGTGGCCGTGGAAAGAAAAAGTAGTAAAGACTTTGTAAGCTCATTAATTGACAAAAGGATCTACAAACAGGCCCAGGAACTAGTGGAAAACTTCCCCAAACCACTGATAATCCTGGAGGGAGGGGACCTTTACAGCAGTGGATTGCACCCCAACGCTATTCGAGGAGCATTGGCCAGTTTGACGGTTGATTTTAACATACCTATTATCCCCACCCGTGATCCCGAGGACACTGCAGCCATGATCCTTAGAATTGCAAGTAGAGAAGTTTACAAGGGCTCTAAAGGCATTCAGGTGCGAACTGAAAAGAAACCACTTACATTGCAGGAACAGCAACTTTTTATTGTAGAGTCACTGCCCAATGTGGGACCAGTCACTGCCCGAAAATTACTGGAGGCCTTTGATAGTGTTAAAGGTGTTTTTAACGCATCAATTGATGATCTAAAGAAAGTAAGTGGTGTTGGGGATAAAACTGCCCGCAATATTCGGAAGATAATTGAATCTAAATATTCAGATACCTTCCGTTTTCCATCAGATTCTGAGAATGCTACTGAAACATCCATCATAACTGGAAAAAACAAGCCAAAAATGGAGTATAAACTGGAAAAAAATGATTAA
- a CDS encoding tRNA (adenine-N1)-methyltransferase has product MKILMNNKGKKFLTGTEDLHTEQGYIKQEEIASSSPGDVLKTHMGREFHVLEANINDYIQLMDRRCSIILPKDLGIIAAYTGLGSGQQIVEAGTGAGAATIFLGNLVGETGHVYSYELREDFSQIAEKNVKGFGLENVTLKCQDVVDGIDEENVDLVFLDLPKPWDVVEQARDALKSGGYLAAYTPYIDQVKLLTRILKKRKFSDIKSVECLVREIEVKDKGVRPKTRMTGHTAYLTFGRKV; this is encoded by the coding sequence ATGAAAATTTTAATGAATAATAAGGGTAAAAAATTCCTGACTGGTACCGAGGATCTACACACCGAGCAGGGTTATATTAAACAAGAAGAAATTGCCAGTAGCAGCCCAGGAGATGTGTTAAAAACCCATATGGGCCGGGAATTCCATGTATTAGAGGCTAATATTAACGATTACATCCAACTCATGGACCGTAGATGTTCCATAATTTTACCTAAAGACTTGGGAATCATTGCTGCCTACACCGGACTGGGTAGTGGCCAGCAGATAGTTGAAGCAGGGACCGGAGCTGGTGCTGCCACCATCTTTCTGGGAAATTTAGTGGGGGAAACTGGCCATGTTTACTCCTATGAATTACGTGAGGATTTCTCCCAAATTGCGGAGAAAAATGTCAAGGGATTTGGATTGGAAAATGTGACCCTGAAATGCCAGGATGTGGTGGATGGGATAGATGAAGAAAATGTGGATCTGGTGTTCCTGGATCTTCCCAAACCATGGGATGTGGTGGAGCAGGCCCGTGATGCCCTCAAATCAGGGGGTTATCTGGCAGCTTACACCCCCTACATTGACCAGGTGAAACTACTCACCCGAATTCTTAAAAAACGAAAATTCTCTGATATTAAAAGTGTGGAATGTTTAGTGCGTGAAATTGAAGTAAAAGATAAAGGTGTGCGGCCCAAAACCCGGATGACGGGACACACAGCTTATTTAACCTTTGGAAGGAAAGTTTAG
- the pyrB gene encoding aspartate carbamoyltransferase: MGFNLKNIISIKDFSKGDIEYILKLAEEMEPIARSQEKSSILSGSILGMLFYEASTRTRLSFETAMKRLGGSTVGFAEAGTSSAVKGENLTDTVRIVGEYTDAVVIRHNMEGTARYVSEMVDVPVINAGDGAGQHPTQTLLDLYTMKRLLGDIEELHVALIGDLKYGRTVHSLSYALAMFGARMSFVSPPELKMPREVLHDLSAAGVNVQETEDIRDVLNYADVLYVTRIQKERFPDPQEYLKIKGAYTIDSQLLKGSEAIVMHPLPRVDEISHDVDNTPYGKYFQQAFYGVPVRMALLKSIIR; encoded by the coding sequence ATGGGTTTCAATTTAAAAAACATAATCTCAATCAAGGATTTTAGTAAAGGGGATATTGAATATATTCTTAAATTAGCCGAAGAAATGGAACCCATTGCCCGTTCACAGGAAAAATCAAGTATCCTTTCCGGATCTATCCTGGGAATGTTATTTTATGAAGCATCTACCCGAACCCGCCTATCATTCGAAACAGCCATGAAACGGTTGGGGGGGAGTACAGTTGGTTTTGCCGAGGCTGGAACCAGTTCTGCAGTTAAAGGTGAGAATTTAACTGACACTGTGAGAATCGTTGGGGAATACACTGATGCTGTAGTTATACGCCATAACATGGAAGGTACTGCACGTTATGTTTCTGAAATGGTTGACGTTCCTGTGATCAATGCTGGTGACGGAGCAGGACAACATCCTACCCAGACTTTACTGGATTTATACACAATGAAGCGTCTACTGGGGGATATTGAAGAGTTGCACGTGGCTTTAATTGGTGATCTCAAATATGGGCGAACTGTACACTCTCTTTCTTATGCTCTGGCCATGTTTGGGGCCAGGATGAGTTTTGTGTCACCTCCCGAGCTTAAAATGCCCCGAGAAGTTCTGCACGATCTCTCGGCAGCAGGGGTCAATGTCCAGGAAACAGAGGATATTCGGGATGTTCTAAATTATGCCGATGTTTTATACGTGACCAGAATACAGAAAGAAAGATTCCCTGATCCACAGGAATATTTGAAGATCAAAGGAGCCTACACTATTGATTCGCAGCTTCTTAAGGGTAGTGAAGCAATAGTAATGCACCCCCTTCCAAGGGTAGATGAGATTTCCCATGACGTAGACAACACCCCCTATGGAAAATATTTCCAACAGGCATTTTATGGAGTTCCAGTACGAATGGCTCTTCTAAAATCGATTATAAGATAA
- a CDS encoding orc1/cdc6 family replication initiation protein yields the protein MNIFEELGGKNSVFKCKKFLDHRFLPDNLPHREDQIKSVAKYWVEALNNVTPPDVTVYGKTGTGKTAVAKFAKKQLDQISKEKNVNIRVEYIRCTDFTTEYQVIARLCQQMGQDVPYRGWTKAEVINAFRNLFKKNVFGNDLILIIILDEIDILLKNDGDGLLYTLTRTDNVSIASISNFVDFKQFIKPRVRSSLRDREIVFPPYNAQQLVDILQERSKLSFNDDVLHDEVIPLCAALAAKEEGDARYALDLLRTSGELADEKGTEVVYEEYVREAKDQIEHNKVTDIVMTLPSQQQKVLESLIYLTKRKEEITSGRLYDVYKDITKGDSVSYRRIFDFINELEMLGLISTKTVSRGRGKGRTNLITLQCDMVLLEDAMWSG from the coding sequence ATGAATATTTTTGAGGAATTGGGCGGAAAAAATTCGGTATTCAAATGTAAAAAATTTTTAGACCATAGATTTTTACCGGATAATCTTCCTCACCGTGAGGATCAGATTAAATCTGTGGCAAAATATTGGGTTGAAGCATTAAACAATGTTACACCTCCTGATGTTACTGTTTATGGTAAAACTGGAACTGGTAAAACTGCAGTGGCTAAGTTCGCCAAGAAGCAGCTGGACCAGATATCCAAGGAGAAAAACGTTAATATACGAGTAGAATACATTCGTTGCACAGATTTTACCACCGAATATCAAGTTATCGCTCGTTTATGCCAGCAGATGGGTCAGGATGTTCCTTACCGTGGTTGGACCAAGGCTGAAGTGATTAACGCTTTTCGAAACCTGTTCAAGAAAAATGTTTTCGGAAATGACTTGATTTTGATTATCATTCTTGATGAAATTGATATCTTGTTAAAGAACGATGGTGATGGTTTACTTTACACGCTTACCCGAACTGACAATGTTTCCATTGCTTCCATCAGTAACTTTGTTGATTTTAAGCAGTTCATCAAACCACGAGTACGAAGCAGTCTCCGTGATCGTGAGATAGTATTTCCACCTTACAATGCTCAGCAACTGGTGGACATCCTACAGGAACGTTCTAAACTTTCTTTTAATGATGATGTCTTGCATGATGAAGTTATACCTCTCTGTGCCGCACTCGCCGCTAAAGAAGAAGGAGACGCCCGGTATGCTCTGGATTTACTGCGAACCTCCGGTGAACTGGCTGATGAAAAGGGAACGGAAGTGGTTTATGAGGAGTATGTTCGGGAGGCCAAGGACCAGATTGAACACAACAAGGTCACGGATATTGTAATGACACTCCCCAGTCAGCAGCAAAAAGTACTGGAATCGCTCATCTACCTGACCAAACGCAAGGAAGAAATCACCTCCGGTAGACTTTACGACGTATATAAAGACATAACCAAAGGAGATTCTGTGTCATACCGTAGAATTTTTGACTTTATAAACGAACTGGAAATGTTAGGACTTATTTCCACAAAAACAGTCTCCCGAGGTAGAGGTAAAGGAAGAACAAATCTCATCACTCTGCAATGTGATATGGTACTGTTGGAAGATGCTATGTGGAGTGGTTAA
- a CDS encoding cobalamin biosynthesis protein, whose product MGTELLIVIFISVLIDLTVGELPSSIHPVVWMGKGIYKIKTFLTTTHRNKSRLNGFIMAALLIIVFNLIFLIILTLSSINPVLYILVASILLSSTFAIKSLISSVNSVYKSLNKDLETGRKYISLLVSRDTSQLSEKEVISAAIETLTENITDSIVSPLLYIFLFGFLGILGLTWLNINPTTWWPGGSLFTGYQFPVLLCVLAGVSYRVVNTLDAMVGYKDPQNLNIGWFSARLDDLLNYVPARGTGFLVVLSASILGLDYKCAWRVMETDARNTPSPNSGYSMAAAAGALGVQLIKPGVYTLGHSKNDLKPEMIKKAIKLAKIVAVTFLMCMGMLTLIFIVFC is encoded by the coding sequence ATGGGAACTGAATTGTTAATCGTGATTTTCATCAGTGTTCTAATTGATTTAACTGTAGGGGAGTTACCTTCTTCCATCCACCCTGTGGTCTGGATGGGTAAAGGAATTTACAAAATCAAAACCTTCTTAACTACTACTCACAGGAATAAAAGCAGATTAAATGGATTTATAATGGCCGCCCTATTGATTATTGTTTTTAACTTAATCTTCCTGATAATTTTGACATTATCTTCCATTAACCCTGTATTATACATCCTAGTGGCTTCAATCCTCCTATCATCAACTTTTGCAATAAAATCTCTTATTAGTTCAGTTAATTCGGTGTATAAAAGTTTAAATAAAGATTTGGAAACGGGTAGGAAATATATTTCTTTATTGGTAAGCCGTGATACATCCCAGCTATCTGAAAAAGAAGTTATATCCGCGGCAATCGAAACTCTCACTGAAAATATCACCGATTCAATTGTAAGCCCCCTACTCTACATATTTCTATTTGGTTTTTTGGGAATCCTGGGGTTGACTTGGTTAAACATTAACCCAACAACCTGGTGGCCGGGAGGATCCCTGTTTACTGGATATCAATTTCCAGTTCTATTATGCGTGCTGGCTGGTGTTTCTTACCGGGTGGTAAATACCTTAGATGCCATGGTTGGTTATAAAGACCCCCAGAACCTTAATATTGGATGGTTTTCTGCCCGTTTAGATGATCTATTGAACTATGTACCGGCCAGGGGCACTGGTTTTTTAGTGGTTTTATCAGCCAGCATCCTTGGCCTTGATTACAAATGTGCCTGGAGAGTCATGGAAACTGATGCCCGAAATACCCCCAGTCCTAATTCTGGATACTCCATGGCAGCAGCAGCTGGCGCACTGGGAGTTCAACTGATAAAACCAGGAGTGTACACTTTAGGACATTCTAAAAACGATTTAAAACCAGAAATGATAAAAAAAGCCATAAAATTAGCAAAAATAGTTGCAGTCACCTTTTTAATGTGTATGGGAATGTTAACTCTCATTTTCATTGTTTTTTGTTAA
- a CDS encoding cobalt-precorrin 5A hydrolase: MRIAIISVTEQGKKIASDLELDLNNDPTVLKVDLFHKNVNETFRDLFNDYDCWIAIMATGIVVRTVCPLIISKLSDPAVLVISENRKHVISLLSGHLGGGNQLSIKVAGIIGAVPVITTSTDLKGRIGIDSLARQYWLDIKQPQLIKDVNQLIAEDTKVDLHIPPSFRFLENHPLVCMSYKLHIWEESFIRAVLSRELNVSNESKRESEKTSGAGIESEKTLDLHPLQLVAGLGSKKGVTGDQVFFALRSALQHLHLPLERLDTLATAEVKKDETGILETAAKSDLPLNIVPLQEIAQFEHADCTPSPLVQREFGVQGVCEPASLITAGNGSHLLLRKTAYNGVTVAIAVSRGSD, from the coding sequence ATGAGAATTGCAATTATAAGCGTGACTGAACAAGGGAAAAAAATCGCCAGTGACCTGGAATTAGACTTGAATAATGATCCCACTGTTTTGAAGGTGGATTTATTCCATAAAAATGTGAATGAAACCTTCCGTGATTTATTCAATGATTATGACTGCTGGATTGCAATAATGGCCACCGGGATTGTGGTTAGGACTGTGTGTCCCCTTATAATATCCAAACTATCAGATCCAGCTGTCCTAGTAATATCTGAAAACAGGAAACATGTTATTAGCTTATTATCCGGGCATTTGGGGGGAGGCAATCAGTTATCAATTAAGGTTGCCGGAATAATTGGAGCTGTTCCAGTTATAACCACTTCAACAGATTTAAAAGGTAGAATTGGTATCGATTCACTGGCCAGGCAGTATTGGCTTGACATTAAACAACCTCAACTTATTAAAGATGTAAACCAGCTGATTGCTGAGGATACTAAGGTTGATCTGCATATTCCTCCCAGCTTCAGATTCTTAGAAAACCATCCCTTAGTGTGCATGTCTTATAAACTCCATATATGGGAGGAATCATTCATAAGAGCAGTTTTATCCCGGGAATTAAACGTATCTAACGAATCAAAACGAGAGTCAGAAAAAACTTCAGGAGCTGGAATAGAATCAGAAAAAACTTTAGATTTACATCCCCTCCAGTTGGTGGCTGGTTTAGGTAGTAAAAAAGGTGTAACTGGAGATCAAGTCTTTTTTGCCCTAAGATCTGCTCTTCAACATCTTCACCTGCCTTTGGAAAGGTTGGATACCCTGGCAACTGCCGAAGTTAAGAAAGATGAAACTGGTATTTTGGAAACCGCAGCAAAATCTGATTTACCTCTTAACATAGTCCCCCTCCAAGAAATTGCCCAGTTTGAACATGCGGACTGCACTCCATCACCACTGGTGCAACGTGAATTTGGTGTACAGGGAGTATGTGAGCCGGCATCTCTAATCACTGCGGGGAATGGTTCACACCTCCTCTTGAGAAAAACAGCTTACAACGGGGTTACAGTTGCCATTGCAGTGTCCCGCGGTAGTGATTAA
- a CDS encoding UPF0147 family protein, translated as MSTEAFERCNQILKHIMGDTSVPRNIRRAAEESKNLLSQDDDEPTVRASTVISILDEISNDPNIPIHARTLIWNVLSELESVRE; from the coding sequence ATGAGTACAGAAGCATTTGAACGTTGTAATCAGATTTTAAAACACATTATGGGAGATACAAGTGTGCCCCGAAATATTAGACGGGCCGCTGAAGAATCCAAGAACTTACTATCACAGGATGATGATGAACCAACTGTTAGAGCCAGCACAGTTATATCTATTTTAGATGAAATAAGCAATGACCCCAACATCCCCATTCATGCCAGAACCCTTATATGGAATGTTTTAAGTGAATTAGAATCCGTACGCGAATAA
- a CDS encoding class II aldolase/adducin family protein, with product MIQNPLTKEICEIAHYLYSKGLAPGKSGNISVRFQDTVAITPSGVSLGQLNEDEIVLTDMDGQVMAGGDNPSSELQLHLEVYKNKEKTAGIVHTHSSYATGFAMSGQKIERLEGFGEKSKPFLKMVDYKPPGTIELAKLVGEGLKYEDVVILENHGVVATGEDLNEAALLAEFVEETAKTQFVARVLSKIEF from the coding sequence ATGATTCAAAATCCTTTAACCAAGGAAATATGTGAAATCGCCCATTACCTTTACAGTAAGGGACTGGCCCCTGGAAAATCAGGAAATATTAGCGTCCGTTTCCAGGATACCGTAGCCATAACCCCCAGTGGTGTTTCATTGGGGCAACTTAATGAAGATGAGATTGTTTTAACTGATATGGATGGACAAGTAATGGCTGGTGGTGACAATCCCTCATCAGAACTACAACTACACTTGGAAGTTTACAAAAACAAAGAAAAAACTGCAGGGATAGTTCACACCCATTCATCATACGCCACGGGCTTTGCCATGTCTGGACAAAAAATTGAACGATTAGAAGGTTTTGGCGAAAAATCCAAACCATTTTTAAAAATGGTGGATTATAAACCCCCTGGGACCATAGAATTAGCTAAACTGGTGGGTGAAGGTCTTAAATATGAAGACGTGGTTATTTTAGAAAACCACGGGGTGGTGGCTACGGGGGAAGACCTTAATGAAGCTGCACTGCTAGCCGAGTTCGTGGAAGAAACTGCCAAAACCCAATTTGTAGCCAGAGTTTTGAGTAAAATAGAATTTTAA